From a single Brassica oleracea var. oleracea cultivar TO1000 chromosome C5, BOL, whole genome shotgun sequence genomic region:
- the LOC106344777 gene encoding uncharacterized protein LOC106344777 has protein sequence MAILETNLADEANVNSRSHTASSRTGGDRKRKRDAAEEGKTSRGRPECPMCGRRHGGECWRAMGACTRCGKMDHAARDCLGPDQSRGHASSGGGSFHCHGCGKAGHLRTDCPKSQGGQDKNRGEASKPSLNRRQSSTPRVYELSKDEDEAGPFKAITGTLSIGGVETHVLFDTGATHSFVSPGMIRKGLFRLGTEDEPCIVNAAGGQLMHSIGQIKGIPVVIKDRVMPADLIVIRLENHEVILGMDWHGKHRATLDCRRGRVQFEMGCEAPVSFQGMCPTPGNIVVSGVREERMLENGCEAYLATITTREVVEGGNPGGIPLVIELEDVFRAL, from the exons ATGGCAATCCTTGAGACTAATCTTGCTGATGAAGCCAATGTGAATTCTAGGAGCCATACTGCTTCTAGTAGAACTGGTGGCGACCGGAAGAGGAAGAGGGACGCAGCCGAGGAGGGTAAAACCTCAAGGGGTAGGCCTGAGTGTCCCATGTGTGGTAGACGCCATGGAGGCGAGTGCTGGAGAGCCATGGGTGCTTGTACTCGTTGTGGCAAGATGGATCATGCGGCTCGTGACTGTCTGGGACCTGACCAGAGTCGGGGACATGCCTCGAGTGGTGGTGGATCCTTTCACTGTCACGGCTGTGGCAAGGCAGGACATCTCCGTACAGATTGTCCCAAGTCACAGGGTGGTCAGGACAAGAACCGTGGAGAGGCAAGCAAGCCGAGCCTGAACCGGCGTCAGTCCTCCACACCAAGAGTGTACGAGCTGTCTAAGGACGAGGATGAGGCTGGACCGTTCAAGGCTATCACTG GAACCTTGAGTATCGGTGGTGTAGAAACACATGTACTTTTCGACACTGGAGCTACACACAGTTTTGTGAGTCCAGGAATGATCAGAAAGGGTTTGTTCCGGTTAGGAACTGAGGATGAACCTTGCATAGTGAATGCAGCTGGTGGCCAACTAATGCATTCAATAGGGCAGATTAAGGGGATTCCAGTAGTGATCAAAGACAGGGTGATGCCTGCGGATCTGATTGTTATCCGCCTTGAGAATCATGAAGTGATCTTAGGTATGGATTGGCATGGAAAGCATAGGGCCACCCTTGACTGTCGTCGTGGACGGGTGCAGTTTGAGATGGGTTGTGAAGCCCCGGTTAGCTTCCAAGGGATGTGTCCGACCCCTGGAAATATAGTGGTGTCAGGAGTCCGAGAGGAACGGATGCTTGAAAATGGTTGTGAGGCCTATTTGGCTACCATTACCACTAGGGAGGTCGTAGAGGGTGGTAACCCGGGCGGGATTCCGTTGGTCATTGAGTTAGAGGATGTGTTCCGGGCGCTATAG